The window CGCCTTCGCGGAGGCCTGGCCGAGGCCGCTGCTGGATGCCGTTACGAGCGCCGCGTTCCCCTCGATGTCGAGGTTCATACGCACAGGATAGCCTCCCGGGACTTAGGTATTGAGGAGTCGCGCTCTCCCTGCCGGAAAACGATACACCAAAACCCGGGGCGGAGAAGGCCTACGTGATGACGACGCACGACGTGGCAATCGTCGGCGGCGGCTGTGTCGGGCTGTCGGTCGCGAAGCACCTCGCGGAGCGCACCGACCTCGACGTCGCCGTCCTGGAGAAGGAGTACCACCTCGCGGAACACCAGTCCGGCCGGAACTCGGGCGTCCTCCACCCCGGATTCAACTATCCGCCGGAGTCCGAGAAGGCGCGGTTCGCGACCGAGGGCACGCGGCGGATGAAGGAGTACTGCGCGGAGCACGACGTCCCCTGCGAGGAACTCGGCGTGCTCGTCGTCGCGACGGACGACAGCGAGGAAGCCAGGCTCGACGACCTCGCGGCGCAGGCGGAGGCGAACGGCGTCGAGTACGAGCTGCTCGACTCCCAGGAGGAGATTCGGGAGTACGAGCCGCACGCGGTCGGGCAGGCCGCGCTCCGCGCGCCAGAAGCGGCGTCCGTCGACTCCCAGCAGTACGTGTACACGCTCGGCCGCGAAGTCCAGCGTGAGGGCGTGACGCTCTACCTCGGCCACGAGGTTACGGGCGTCCGCGAGACGAGCGAGGGCTACCGGCTCGCCACGTCGAACAGCGACATCGACGCGGACGTGCTCGTGAACGCCGCGGGCCTGCACGCGGACACGCTCGCCCACCAGCTCGGCGTCGGCGAACAGTACCAGGTCGTGCCGTTCCGCGGCGAGTACTACGAGGTCACGCCCGACCGCGCGGAGCTGTGTCAGTCGATGATCTACCCGACGCCCGACCCCGACCTCCCCTTTCTCGGCGTGCACTACACGCGGCGCTCGGACGGGAAGGTCATCGTCGGGCCGAACGCCGTGCTCGCGTTCGGCCGCGAGGCCTACGAGAACACGGACTTCGACCTCGCCGACCTGAAGGAGACGCTGACCTACGACGGGTTCTGGAAGCTCATCGCCGACCCGATGATGCTCGGGGTGGCGTGGGACGAACTCAACAAGTCCTACCGGAAGGAGAAGTTCGCGGCGGCCTCCCAGAAGCTCGTGCCCGAGATTCGGGAGCGCGACCTGAACAAGAGCTACGCCGGCATCCGCGCCCAGCTCGTGAGCGACGACGGCGACCTCGTGAAGGACCCGCTGTTCGTGGAGACACAGGACGCCGTACACATCCTGAACGCCGTCTCCCCGGGTCTCACGTCCTCGCTCCCGTTCGGCGACCACATCGCGGGGCTGGTCGAGGAGAAACTCTAGGGTTAAGTAACGACCCGTGGTTGGGGGTGACAATGACATCGGAGTTCCCGGACGAGATGCGGGTCGCCATCGGCACGTACAAACCCGCGACCGACGACTTCCTGCGGTTCGCCGCCCAGCTCGGCGTCGACGACATCCTCCTCACGCCCCACCGCCACCCCGGCTTCGAGTCCGCGCTCCCGCTCGGCGAGGCGTGGAGCGAGGACGCCCTCGCGGAACTGAAGTCGCGCGCGAACGGCGCCGACCTCCGGCTGTACGCCGTCGAGAAGATGCCCGTCCCGCTCTACGAGATACTCCTGACGGACGACGCCGACGAGCGCGCCGAACTCACGGGCATCATCACCGAGACCATCACGAACATGGGCGCGGCCGGCGTGCCCGTCCTCGGGTACAGCGGCCACCCGCCCGACGGCGCGGTGCGCACCACGCGCGAACACCCCGTGCGGGGCGGCGCGCTCGCGTCCGCCTACGACGTGGACGACCTCCACGAGCTCGACCGGGACGACGACGTCGAACGCGACGTCTCGGAGGACCTGATGTGGGAGCGCTACGAGGCGTTCCTGCACGAGGTCGTGCCGATCGCGGAGGACGCGGGCGTGACGCTCGGCGTCCACCCCAGCGACCCCCCGGTCGAACGCCTGTTCGGGATTCCCCTCCTCTTCCGGAACCGCGAGAACTTCGAGCGCGCGCTCGACATCCATCCCAGCGACAACCACGGCCTCAAACTCGGGATGGGGTGCTGGTCCGAGATGGGCGAAGACCTCGTGGACGTCGTCGAGCACTTCGGCGGCGACCAGATCGTGTACGCGCACTTCCGGGACGTCGTCGGCACGGTTCCGCGGTTCCACGAGACGTTCGTGGACGACCCCGCGGGGAACTTCGACGAGTACGAGGTCGTCGAGGCGCTCGACCGCGTCGGGTTCGGCGGCGTGATGACGCCCGACCACGTCCCCCTGATGGAGGGTGAGTCCGACTGGGAGTTCGGGAGCACGCTCGGGCGCTCCTACACCGTCGGCTACCTCAAGGGAATGCTGAAATCGCTCGAATAGAGACGTGGTTTAGAACGCGGTCGTGCCGTCGAGGGCGTGTGCTTCGACCACGGACTCGTCCAGTTCGATGCCGAGCCCTGGTTCTTCCGGTACCTCGATGTAGCCGTCCTCGATGAGGTCGCCGCCGGTGTGGAGGTCGTCCCACCAGTCGACTTCGAGCGCGTGGAACTCGAGCACGTCGAAGTTCGGCATCGCGGCGGCGAGGTGGACGCACGCCATCGTGCCGACGGGACTGCAGACGTTGTGCGGCGAGACCGGCATGTAGTTCTCCTCCGCGCGGTCGGCGACCCGCAGGGTCTCCGCGAGGCCGCCGACCGTGGTCGGGTCGGGCGTGAGCACGTCGACGCCGTGGTCGTAGATGAGGTCGGTGAGCTCGAACACCCGGAAGCGGTTCTCGCCGGTGGCGACCGGCGTGCGGGTGGCTTTCGTCACCTCGGTCTGCGCGTCCATGTTCTCCGGGGGGACGAGATCTTCGAGCCACATCAGGTCGAACGCCTCCAGTTCGTACGCGAGGCGCTTCGCGCTCTCCACGGAGTAGTCCCAGTGGCAGTCGAACGCGAGGTCGACGTCGTATCCGATCTCGTCGCGGACTGCGGCGA is drawn from Salarchaeum sp. JOR-1 and contains these coding sequences:
- the lhgO gene encoding L-2-hydroxyglutarate oxidase, with the translated sequence MTTHDVAIVGGGCVGLSVAKHLAERTDLDVAVLEKEYHLAEHQSGRNSGVLHPGFNYPPESEKARFATEGTRRMKEYCAEHDVPCEELGVLVVATDDSEEARLDDLAAQAEANGVEYELLDSQEEIREYEPHAVGQAALRAPEAASVDSQQYVYTLGREVQREGVTLYLGHEVTGVRETSEGYRLATSNSDIDADVLVNAAGLHADTLAHQLGVGEQYQVVPFRGEYYEVTPDRAELCQSMIYPTPDPDLPFLGVHYTRRSDGKVIVGPNAVLAFGREAYENTDFDLADLKETLTYDGFWKLIADPMMLGVAWDELNKSYRKEKFAAASQKLVPEIRERDLNKSYAGIRAQLVSDDGDLVKDPLFVETQDAVHILNAVSPGLTSSLPFGDHIAGLVEEKL
- a CDS encoding mannonate dehydratase — encoded protein: MTSEFPDEMRVAIGTYKPATDDFLRFAAQLGVDDILLTPHRHPGFESALPLGEAWSEDALAELKSRANGADLRLYAVEKMPVPLYEILLTDDADERAELTGIITETITNMGAAGVPVLGYSGHPPDGAVRTTREHPVRGGALASAYDVDDLHELDRDDDVERDVSEDLMWERYEAFLHEVVPIAEDAGVTLGVHPSDPPVERLFGIPLLFRNRENFERALDIHPSDNHGLKLGMGCWSEMGEDLVDVVEHFGGDQIVYAHFRDVVGTVPRFHETFVDDPAGNFDEYEVVEALDRVGFGGVMTPDHVPLMEGESDWEFGSTLGRSYTVGYLKGMLKSLE